In Pseudomonas sp. GCEP-101, one DNA window encodes the following:
- a CDS encoding FUSC family protein yields MAGESYVATRQLAPLDALRRALLEWGRSDGITWVYIAKVLLAALLTLWLAMRLELPQPSTATITVFIVMQPQSGQVFAKSFYRILGSLVGLSVMVALIAIFAQQRELFLLVSALWIGLCTVGAARYRDFRSYACVLAGYTATLIGLPATLHPEAAFMSAIWRVLEISLGILCSMVVSATLFPQTSSTAMRSALYQRFGTFAGFVLDNLGGGERPRFEAANVAFASQAVGLEALRSATSFEDPHMRLRSGRLSRLNNEFMVLTTRYHALHQLLSRLRAHEAQAVLRALQPCLDELAQVLAPWRGQSVTDRDAERLATQLESHRTRMMQCIRSGRAQLLAEQDEPSALLDYNTAGELLYRLADDLYNYALTHASLAAHKHERENWKHGFSPKANLVASLVAGGRTALMVLVFGIFWIETAWPSGSTFVLNAAAVAALVSAAPDPAKMAMQMAVGTFFAAILGFSETFFVFPHLDGFPLLAFALAPVFAVGAFFSIKPKYAGYGLGLLVFFSFGAIPANLTVYDPGRMLNEYISLVLSQSLAAVVAAVIMPPTSAWLWRRLEKDLRQRVVQAISGKLDGLVSSFESGTRDLLNQAYGVAARSPQMQRRLLRWTFVVLEVGHAIIELRVEQENLPSEPCYAESTPWRQSIRAMGRALIRLFVKPGQANRERALAAVEQAIDCVKHTDEPRAPDFESSPLRRVLSYLHFIRSSLLDPQSPLRDGEPTSGRSTHAA; encoded by the coding sequence ATGGCCGGCGAAAGCTACGTCGCCACCCGCCAGCTGGCACCGCTGGACGCCCTGCGTCGCGCGCTGCTGGAGTGGGGGCGCAGCGACGGCATCACCTGGGTCTACATCGCCAAGGTGCTGCTCGCCGCGCTGCTGACCCTGTGGCTGGCGATGCGCCTTGAGCTGCCGCAGCCGAGCACGGCGACCATCACCGTGTTCATCGTCATGCAGCCGCAGAGCGGCCAGGTATTCGCCAAGAGCTTCTACCGGATTCTCGGCAGCCTGGTCGGGCTGTCGGTGATGGTCGCGCTGATCGCCATCTTCGCCCAGCAGCGCGAGCTGTTCCTGCTGGTCTCGGCGTTGTGGATCGGCCTGTGCACCGTGGGCGCCGCGCGCTACCGCGACTTCCGCTCCTACGCCTGCGTGCTCGCCGGCTACACCGCCACGCTGATCGGCCTGCCCGCCACGCTGCACCCGGAGGCGGCGTTCATGTCGGCGATCTGGCGCGTGCTGGAAATCAGCCTCGGCATTCTCTGTTCCATGGTGGTCAGCGCCACGCTGTTCCCGCAGACCTCCAGCACCGCCATGCGCAGCGCGCTGTACCAGCGCTTCGGCACCTTCGCCGGCTTCGTCCTGGACAACCTCGGCGGCGGCGAGCGGCCCCGCTTCGAGGCGGCCAACGTGGCCTTCGCCTCCCAGGCCGTGGGCCTTGAGGCGCTGCGCAGCGCCACCAGCTTCGAAGACCCCCACATGCGCCTGCGTTCCGGGCGCCTGTCGCGCCTGAACAACGAGTTCATGGTGCTCACCACCCGCTACCACGCGCTGCACCAACTGCTCTCGCGTCTGCGGGCGCACGAGGCGCAGGCGGTGCTGCGGGCGCTACAACCCTGCCTGGACGAACTGGCCCAGGTGCTCGCCCCGTGGCGTGGTCAGTCGGTCACCGACCGCGACGCCGAGCGCCTCGCCACGCAACTGGAAAGCCATCGCACGCGGATGATGCAATGCATCCGCTCCGGCCGCGCGCAGCTGCTGGCCGAGCAGGACGAGCCGTCCGCGCTGCTGGACTACAACACCGCCGGCGAGCTGCTCTATCGACTGGCCGATGACCTCTACAACTACGCCCTGACCCACGCCTCCCTGGCCGCGCACAAGCACGAGCGGGAGAACTGGAAGCACGGCTTCTCGCCCAAGGCCAACCTGGTCGCCTCGCTGGTGGCCGGCGGGCGCACCGCGCTGATGGTGCTGGTGTTCGGCATCTTCTGGATCGAGACCGCCTGGCCCAGCGGCAGCACCTTCGTGCTCAACGCCGCCGCCGTCGCCGCGCTGGTCTCGGCAGCTCCCGACCCGGCGAAGATGGCCATGCAGATGGCCGTGGGTACCTTCTTCGCGGCGATCCTCGGCTTCTCCGAAACCTTCTTCGTGTTCCCGCACCTGGACGGCTTCCCCCTGCTGGCCTTCGCCCTGGCGCCGGTGTTCGCGGTGGGCGCGTTCTTCTCGATCAAGCCCAAGTACGCCGGCTACGGCCTGGGCCTGCTGGTGTTCTTCAGTTTCGGCGCGATCCCGGCGAACCTCACCGTGTACGATCCGGGGCGCATGCTAAACGAGTACATCTCCCTGGTGCTGTCGCAAAGTCTCGCCGCGGTGGTTGCGGCGGTGATCATGCCGCCCACCAGCGCCTGGCTCTGGCGTCGCCTGGAGAAGGACCTGCGCCAGCGCGTGGTGCAGGCCATCAGCGGTAAGCTCGACGGCCTGGTGTCGTCCTTCGAGAGCGGCACCCGCGACCTGCTCAACCAGGCCTATGGCGTGGCCGCGCGCAGCCCGCAGATGCAGCGCCGGCTGCTGCGCTGGACCTTCGTGGTGCTGGAAGTCGGCCACGCCATCATCGAATTGCGCGTGGAGCAGGAGAACCTGCCCAGCGAGCCCTGCTACGCCGAATCGACGCCGTGGCGGCAGTCGATCCGCGCCATGGGCCGTGCGCTGATCCGCCTGTTCGTCAAACCCGGGCAGGCCAACCGCGAGCGCGCCCTGGCCGCGGTGGAGCAGGCCATCGACTGCGTGAAGCACACCGACGAACCGCGCGCCCCGGACTTCGAAAGCTCGCCGCTGCGCCGCGTGCTCAGCTACCTGCACTTCATCCGCAGCAGCCTGCTCGACCCACAGTCGCCGCTGCGCGATGGCGAACCCACTTCTGGAAGATCGACCCATGCTGCCTGA
- a CDS encoding LysR family transcriptional regulator: MDTLQTMRAFACVAETGSFTAAAQQLNTTTAYVSRAVANLESHLRTRLLNRTTRRIALTEAGQRYLLRCEQILAYVEEAEAEASDAHARPAGRLRVHSMTGIGQHYVIRAIANYRQLHPDVTFELTMANRVPDLLDEGFDVAIVVASELPDSGLVSQRIGETYSILCASPDYLARRGTPKTPSELMEHDCLRLISPVLPLDKWLFDGPNGQEMITLGPSPFQVNVGDAMTEAIGSGMGISALPVYSAIDGLRDGSLVRVLPHYKLQILNVYALYPSRQYLDAKIKTWVAYLRENLPGVLQADGAGLADVGP, from the coding sequence ATGGACACACTGCAGACCATGCGTGCGTTCGCCTGTGTCGCGGAAACCGGCAGTTTCACCGCCGCCGCGCAACAGCTGAACACCACCACCGCCTACGTATCCCGTGCCGTTGCCAACCTGGAATCGCACCTGCGCACTCGGCTGCTCAACCGCACCACCCGACGTATCGCCCTCACCGAGGCCGGCCAGCGCTACCTGCTGCGCTGCGAACAGATCCTCGCCTACGTCGAGGAGGCCGAAGCCGAGGCCAGCGACGCCCACGCCCGCCCCGCCGGCCGCCTGCGCGTGCACTCGATGACCGGCATCGGCCAGCATTACGTCATCCGTGCGATCGCCAACTACCGCCAGCTGCACCCGGACGTGACCTTCGAGCTGACCATGGCCAACCGCGTGCCGGACCTGCTCGACGAAGGCTTCGACGTGGCCATCGTGGTGGCCTCGGAACTGCCCGACTCGGGCCTGGTGTCCCAGCGCATCGGCGAGACCTACAGCATCCTCTGCGCCTCGCCGGACTACCTGGCCCGCCGCGGCACGCCGAAGACGCCGTCCGAGCTGATGGAGCACGACTGCCTGCGCCTGATTAGCCCGGTGCTGCCGCTGGACAAGTGGCTGTTCGACGGCCCCAACGGCCAGGAGATGATCACCCTCGGCCCCTCGCCGTTCCAGGTGAACGTCGGCGACGCCATGACCGAGGCCATCGGCTCGGGCATGGGCATCAGCGCCCTGCCCGTGTATTCGGCCATCGACGGCCTGCGCGACGGTTCGCTGGTGCGCGTGCTGCCGCACTACAAGCTGCAGATCCTCAACGTGTATGCGCTGTATCCGTCGCGACAGTACCTGGACGCGAAGATCAAGACCTGGGTGGCCTACCTGCGGGAAAATCTTCCCGGTGTGCTCCAGGCCGATGGCGCCGGGCTCGCGGATGTGGGACCCTGA
- a CDS encoding 2-hydroxyacid dehydrogenase has product MKKNVFVFSRLAPEHLDRLRSQFNVTVLDPKQGDVDAQLAAALPTTHGMIGVGRPLGEKQLAQATQLEVISSVSVGYDNYDLNYLNQRSIPLTNTPDVLTETTADLGFALIMAAARRTAELDAWTKAGQWKRTVDAQQFGVDVHGKKLGILGLGRIGAAIARRGRFGFNMDILYHGNHRKPELEAEFGARFCGFDELLGEADFVCVVVPLSDKTRQLIGKRELELMKPTGILVNIARGQVIDEAALVEALQDKRILAAGLDVYEKEPLAESPLFALPNAVTLPHIGSATHETRRAMAECALDNFEAALRGERPKNLVNPQVWKG; this is encoded by the coding sequence ATGAAAAAGAACGTCTTCGTCTTCAGCCGCCTTGCCCCGGAACACCTCGACCGTCTGCGCAGCCAGTTCAACGTGACCGTGCTCGACCCCAAGCAGGGCGACGTCGATGCCCAGTTGGCCGCCGCCCTGCCGACCACCCACGGCATGATCGGCGTCGGCCGCCCGCTGGGCGAAAAACAGCTGGCCCAGGCTACGCAGCTGGAAGTCATTTCCAGCGTCTCGGTCGGTTACGACAACTACGACCTGAACTACCTGAACCAGCGCAGCATCCCGCTGACCAATACCCCGGACGTGCTCACCGAGACCACCGCGGACCTCGGCTTCGCGCTGATCATGGCCGCCGCCCGGCGTACCGCCGAGCTGGACGCCTGGACCAAGGCCGGGCAGTGGAAACGCACCGTGGATGCCCAGCAGTTCGGCGTCGACGTGCACGGCAAGAAGCTCGGCATCCTCGGCCTCGGCCGCATCGGCGCGGCCATCGCCCGTCGCGGCCGCTTCGGCTTCAACATGGACATCCTCTACCACGGCAACCACCGCAAGCCGGAGCTGGAGGCGGAGTTCGGCGCACGCTTCTGCGGCTTCGACGAACTGCTGGGCGAGGCGGACTTCGTCTGCGTGGTGGTACCGCTGTCGGACAAGACCCGCCAACTGATCGGCAAGCGCGAGCTGGAGCTGATGAAGCCCACCGGCATCCTGGTGAACATTGCCCGCGGCCAGGTGATCGACGAAGCGGCGCTGGTGGAAGCGTTGCAGGACAAGCGCATCCTCGCCGCCGGCCTGGACGTCTACGAGAAGGAGCCGCTGGCCGAGTCGCCGCTGTTCGCCCTGCCCAACGCGGTGACGCTGCCGCACATCGGTTCAGCCACCCACGAAACCCGCCGGGCCATGGCCGAATGCGCGCTGGATAACTTCGAAGCCGCGCTGCGCGGCGAGCGGCCGAAGAACCTGGTCAATCCGCAGGTCTGGAAAGGCTGA
- a CDS encoding TIGR01459 family HAD-type hydrolase, giving the protein MTSSRFSAVTHTRYIDHAGLDAFCADYDGFLLDLWGVLIDGVDVFPGALDWLARRAAEGKPVWFLSNASRSVPEMADTLVRLGVARELFAGITTSGQLAIDALTQEREFQRGGIYTVGVGDALTTWPAEIRERFCDDIHAASLILGVGSFPQDELEERFAPLRGATDKPFLCANPDRVVVSGGQTVFGAGRLAEAFAEEGGSVHWYGKPDPSAFRIAQRQLEARGARHILFVGDSLVTDVPGALAARIDTLWLAATGIHRQALGVPFNGALDAQKTNALLDGYPVRPHFAAPGLV; this is encoded by the coding sequence ATGACCTCCTCCCGCTTCAGCGCCGTCACCCACACCCGCTACATCGACCACGCCGGCCTCGATGCCTTCTGCGCCGACTACGACGGCTTCCTGCTCGACCTCTGGGGCGTGCTGATCGACGGCGTGGACGTGTTCCCCGGCGCTCTCGACTGGCTCGCCCGCCGCGCCGCCGAAGGCAAGCCGGTGTGGTTCCTCAGCAACGCCTCGCGCAGCGTCCCGGAGATGGCCGATACCCTGGTGCGCCTGGGCGTCGCCCGCGAGCTGTTCGCCGGCATCACCACCTCCGGCCAATTGGCCATCGACGCCCTGACCCAGGAGCGCGAGTTCCAGCGCGGCGGTATCTACACCGTCGGCGTGGGCGATGCGCTGACCACCTGGCCCGCGGAAATCCGCGAGCGCTTCTGCGATGACATCCACGCCGCGTCGCTGATCCTGGGCGTCGGCAGCTTCCCGCAGGATGAGCTGGAAGAGCGCTTCGCCCCGCTGCGCGGCGCCACCGACAAACCGTTCCTGTGCGCCAATCCGGACCGCGTGGTGGTGTCCGGCGGCCAGACGGTGTTCGGCGCCGGCCGCCTGGCCGAGGCCTTCGCCGAGGAAGGCGGCAGCGTGCACTGGTACGGCAAGCCCGACCCGTCGGCCTTCCGCATCGCCCAGCGGCAACTGGAGGCGCGCGGCGCCAGGCACATCCTGTTCGTCGGCGACTCGCTGGTGACCGACGTGCCCGGCGCCCTCGCCGCGCGCATCGACACCCTCTGGCTGGCTGCCACCGGCATCCACCGCCAGGCGCTGGGCGTGCCGTTCAACGGCGCGCTGGACGCGCAGAAGACCAACGCGCTGCTCGATGGCTACCCAGTTCGTCCGCACTTTGCCGCGCCGGGGCTGGTCTGA
- a CDS encoding efflux transporter outer membrane subunit has product MKGLTFVGSFVIFSTIAGCISTNGIAPQEQRLGDTELATDAAIAHANQEAGWPAEQWWRAYGDPQLNAWVQAALEGSPTLAQAEARVRMAMAMAGVAESAESPQIGVDASLTRHRWPTDYFYGPGDLADSTTFNNNAALGFNYSLDLWGRERSNTERYLDIAKMTAAEARMAQLELEGNIVRAYIQLSLQYAKLDIGKAMLAQQQGILALAQRRLAGGIGTHFEVSQAEVPLPETERKIEAVDEEIQLTRNQIAALAGKGPGAGASIQRPSLKLAEGPGLPSKLPMELLGHRPDVVASRWKVAAQAKGVDVARAEFYPNVDLVASLGYSAVGGGVLEFLNAEKFTYGVGPAISLPIFDGGRRRSQLSQESAGYDAAVAQYNQTLVNALKGISDQLIRMHSMELQEGFAAKSVASAQRTYDIATKAYRGGLTDYLNVLNAQSRLFQQQLVEQQVRAARLAVHAGLVVALGGGLMDKQEGPREAKMVPETVDVRAAGER; this is encoded by the coding sequence ATGAAAGGACTGACGTTCGTCGGCTCCTTTGTCATTTTTTCAACAATCGCCGGATGTATCAGCACCAACGGCATCGCCCCGCAGGAACAGCGCCTGGGCGACACCGAGCTGGCCACCGACGCCGCCATCGCGCACGCCAACCAGGAAGCTGGCTGGCCGGCCGAGCAGTGGTGGCGCGCCTATGGTGATCCGCAGTTGAATGCCTGGGTGCAGGCCGCGCTGGAAGGCAGCCCGACCCTGGCCCAGGCCGAGGCGCGGGTGCGCATGGCCATGGCCATGGCCGGCGTCGCCGAGTCCGCCGAGTCGCCGCAGATCGGCGTGGACGCCTCGCTGACCCGCCACCGCTGGCCGACCGACTACTTCTACGGCCCGGGCGACCTGGCCGACAGCACCACCTTCAACAACAACGCCGCCCTGGGCTTCAACTATTCCCTGGACCTCTGGGGCCGCGAGCGCAGCAACACCGAGCGCTACCTGGACATCGCCAAGATGACCGCCGCCGAAGCGCGCATGGCCCAGCTGGAGCTGGAGGGCAACATCGTCCGCGCCTACATCCAGCTGTCGCTGCAATACGCCAAGCTCGACATCGGCAAGGCCATGCTGGCGCAGCAGCAGGGCATCCTGGCCCTGGCCCAGCGCCGCCTGGCCGGGGGCATCGGCACGCACTTCGAAGTCAGCCAGGCGGAAGTCCCGCTGCCGGAAACCGAGCGCAAGATCGAGGCGGTGGATGAGGAAATCCAGCTCACTCGCAACCAGATCGCCGCCCTGGCCGGCAAAGGCCCCGGCGCTGGCGCCTCGATCCAGCGGCCGAGCCTGAAGCTCGCCGAAGGGCCGGGCCTGCCCAGCAAGTTGCCGATGGAGCTGCTCGGCCACCGTCCCGACGTGGTCGCCAGCCGCTGGAAGGTTGCCGCGCAGGCCAAGGGCGTGGATGTCGCCCGCGCCGAGTTCTACCCCAACGTCGACCTGGTCGCGAGCCTTGGCTACAGCGCGGTGGGCGGCGGGGTGCTGGAATTCCTCAACGCCGAGAAGTTCACCTACGGCGTCGGCCCGGCGATCTCCCTGCCGATCTTCGACGGCGGTCGCCGCCGCTCGCAGCTGAGCCAGGAATCCGCCGGCTACGACGCCGCCGTGGCGCAGTACAACCAGACGCTGGTCAATGCCCTCAAGGGCATCTCCGACCAACTGATCCGCATGCACTCCATGGAGCTGCAGGAAGGCTTCGCCGCCAAGTCGGTGGCGTCGGCGCAGCGCACCTACGACATCGCCACCAAGGCGTACCGTGGCGGCCTGACCGACTACCTCAACGTGCTCAACGCGCAGTCCCGCCTGTTCCAGCAGCAGTTGGTGGAGCAGCAGGTGCGCGCCGCGCGCCTGGCCGTGCACGCCGGGTTGGTCGTGGCCCTCGGCGGCGGCCTGATGGACAAGCAGGAAGGCCCCAGAGAGGCGAAGATGGTCCCCGAGACCGTTGACGTCCGCGCGGCGGGCGAGCGCTGA
- a CDS encoding DMT family transporter, with the protein MNLSLYLLTVLIWGTTWIAIKLQVGVVAIPLSIAYRFSLAALVLFAVLLLSRKLQPLGRRGQAICFAQGVCLFCVNFLCFYTASQWIPSGLVAVVFSTATLWNALNARLFFGQRIAPNVLGGGAFGLAGLALLFWPELSGHEASRETFYGLGLALLGTLCFSAGNLLSSLQQKAGLRPLSTNAWGMFYGSLILLAICLVQGVPLTFDASAQYVGSLLYLAIPGSVIGFTAYLTLVGRMGPERAAYCTVLFPVVALNVSAFAEGYQWSLPALAGLGLVMAGNVLVFRKPRPVMQPARA; encoded by the coding sequence ATGAACCTCTCGCTCTACCTGCTCACCGTGCTCATCTGGGGCACCACCTGGATCGCCATCAAGTTGCAGGTCGGCGTGGTCGCCATCCCCTTGTCCATCGCCTACCGCTTCAGCCTGGCGGCGCTGGTGCTGTTCGCCGTGCTGCTGCTCTCCAGGAAGCTGCAACCGCTGGGGCGGCGCGGCCAGGCGATCTGCTTCGCCCAGGGGGTGTGCCTGTTCTGCGTGAACTTCCTGTGCTTCTACACCGCCAGCCAGTGGATCCCCAGCGGGCTGGTGGCCGTGGTGTTTTCCACCGCGACGCTGTGGAACGCCCTGAATGCGCGACTGTTCTTCGGCCAGCGCATCGCGCCCAACGTGCTGGGCGGCGGCGCGTTCGGCCTGGCGGGGCTGGCGCTGCTGTTCTGGCCGGAGCTGTCCGGGCACGAGGCCTCGCGGGAAACCTTCTATGGCCTGGGCCTGGCGCTGCTCGGCACCCTGTGTTTCTCGGCGGGCAATCTGTTGTCGAGCCTGCAACAGAAGGCCGGGCTGCGGCCGCTGTCCACCAACGCCTGGGGCATGTTCTATGGCTCGCTCATCCTGTTGGCGATCTGCCTGGTGCAGGGCGTGCCGCTGACGTTCGATGCCAGCGCGCAGTACGTGGGGTCGCTGCTGTACCTGGCGATTCCCGGTTCGGTGATCGGCTTCACCGCCTACCTCACGCTGGTGGGGCGCATGGGGCCGGAGCGCGCGGCCTACTGCACGGTGCTGTTCCCGGTGGTGGCGCTCAACGTCTCGGCCTTCGCCGAGGGCTACCAGTGGAGCCTGCCGGCGTTGGCCGGGCTGGGGCTGGTGATGGCGGGCAACGTGCTGGTGTTCCGCAAGCCCAGGCCGGTGATGCAGCCGGCGCGGGCGTGA
- a CDS encoding DUF1656 domain-containing protein — translation MPREIAFHGVYMPTLTLMFLVAALICWGIDRVFASIGLYRYTWHPALFRVCLFACLFGGLSLTVYK, via the coding sequence CTGCCTCGCGAGATCGCCTTCCACGGGGTCTACATGCCGACCCTGACCCTGATGTTCCTGGTCGCCGCGCTGATCTGCTGGGGCATCGACCGCGTCTTCGCCTCCATCGGCCTGTACCGCTACACCTGGCACCCGGCGCTGTTCCGCGTGTGCCTGTTCGCCTGCCTGTTCGGCGGCCTGTCTCTCACCGTCTATAAGTAA
- a CDS encoding efflux RND transporter periplasmic adaptor subunit: protein MTLKSIISLLATLIILAVAALIGRALWVNYMDTPWTRDGRVRADIINVAADVSGVVVDVPVRDNQRVKKGDLLMQIDPDHYQIAVKQAEAAVASRKATLQMRQLNAKRRRAMDEEVVSRESLDDASNTAAASEADYQQALAALDAAKLNLERTQVRAAVDGYVTNLNVHRGDYARVGEAKMAVVDESSYWIYGYFEETKLPHIRVGDPAELQLMSGERLKGHVESIARAIYDRDNPESRELVADVNPTFNWVRLAQRVPVRIHIDEVPEGVLLAAGITATVIVNPESRNAEHSDGAPAAAQ from the coding sequence ATGACTCTCAAATCCATCATCAGCCTGCTGGCGACCCTGATCATCCTGGCGGTCGCCGCGTTGATCGGCCGTGCCCTCTGGGTGAACTACATGGATACGCCCTGGACCCGCGACGGCCGGGTGCGCGCCGACATCATCAACGTCGCCGCCGACGTCTCCGGCGTGGTGGTCGACGTGCCGGTGCGCGACAACCAGCGGGTGAAGAAGGGCGACTTGCTGATGCAGATCGACCCTGACCATTACCAGATCGCCGTGAAGCAGGCCGAGGCGGCAGTCGCCTCGCGCAAGGCCACCCTGCAGATGCGCCAGCTCAACGCCAAGCGCCGCCGCGCCATGGACGAGGAGGTGGTCTCCCGCGAGAGCCTGGACGACGCCAGCAACACCGCCGCCGCCTCCGAGGCCGACTACCAGCAGGCCCTCGCCGCGCTGGACGCCGCCAAGCTGAACCTGGAGCGCACCCAGGTGCGCGCCGCGGTGGACGGCTACGTGACCAACCTCAACGTGCACCGTGGCGACTATGCCCGCGTGGGCGAGGCGAAGATGGCCGTGGTGGACGAGAGCTCCTACTGGATCTACGGCTACTTCGAAGAGACCAAGCTGCCGCACATCCGCGTCGGCGACCCGGCCGAGCTGCAACTGATGAGCGGCGAGCGCCTGAAGGGCCACGTCGAGAGCATCGCCCGCGCCATCTACGACCGCGACAACCCGGAAAGCCGCGAACTGGTGGCGGACGTGAACCCGACCTTCAACTGGGTACGCCTGGCCCAGCGCGTGCCGGTGCGCATCCACATCGACGAGGTGCCGGAGGGCGTGCTGCTGGCGGCGGGGATCACCGCCACCGTGATCGTCAACCCGGAAAGCCGCAACGCGGAGCATTCCGACGGCGCGCCTGCCGCGGCGCAGTGA
- a CDS encoding dual specificity protein phosphatase family protein has protein sequence MSLPPILRGAIAAALLTFGPLALAAGETPADWAKPVDKSFNLYQMSPTLYRSALPDSADLPVLQRLQVKTVVSFIKDDDRAWIGQQGIETVSFPTHADRVDDADVLKVLRILQKAEQDGPVLMHCKHGSDRTGLFSAMYRTVIQGWSKEDALKEMTEAGFGSADDMDDAIAYVKKADIGKLQQALASGECSTSAFAGCQLKGWLADTFGEQRPLHPAH, from the coding sequence ATGTCCCTGCCCCCGATTCTCCGTGGCGCCATCGCCGCCGCCCTGCTGACATTCGGCCCGCTCGCCCTGGCCGCTGGCGAGACGCCGGCCGACTGGGCCAAGCCTGTGGATAAGTCGTTCAACCTCTACCAGATGTCGCCCACCCTGTACCGCAGCGCCCTGCCCGACAGCGCCGACCTGCCCGTGCTGCAGCGCCTGCAGGTGAAGACCGTGGTGAGCTTCATCAAGGACGACGACCGCGCCTGGATCGGCCAGCAAGGCATCGAGACGGTGAGCTTCCCCACCCACGCCGACCGCGTCGACGACGCCGACGTGCTCAAGGTGCTGCGCATCCTGCAGAAGGCCGAACAGGACGGCCCGGTGCTGATGCACTGCAAGCACGGCAGCGACCGCACCGGCCTGTTCTCGGCGATGTACCGCACCGTCATCCAGGGCTGGAGCAAGGAAGACGCGCTCAAGGAAATGACCGAAGCCGGTTTCGGCAGCGCCGATGACATGGACGATGCCATCGCCTACGTCAAGAAAGCCGACATCGGCAAACTGCAGCAGGCCCTGGCCAGCGGCGAATGCAGCACCTCGGCCTTCGCCGGCTGCCAGCTCAAGGGCTGGCTGGCGGACACCTTCGGCGAGCAGCGGCCGCTGCACCCGGCGCACTGA
- a CDS encoding helix-turn-helix domain-containing protein → MSAISQLEVFQSMNASPNARLERCAELGDGLSAAIWSNSHDARDYHAPSHHTLSCYLNDGTGTFRRGAPGSKGAPDKLCVMPAGAESAWIVNGDIRLAHLYIGQEQFALGCIRLLDREPRELQLHERTFLDDPQQAARFRQLVKLDWHEPGERIRTSTLAHDLIDHLLLNQVGLREGLRLKGGLAPTMRRRVADYIEQRLDQPLSLGELAMQTALSEYHFARMFRESFGMPPHQYVLARRVALAQRLLRDTRQPLSQVALACGFSSASHFANRFKSVVGGTPGEYRQAFEE, encoded by the coding sequence ATGTCAGCCATTTCCCAGCTCGAAGTCTTCCAGTCGATGAACGCCTCGCCCAACGCCCGCCTGGAGCGTTGCGCGGAGCTGGGCGACGGGCTGTCCGCGGCGATCTGGAGCAACAGCCACGACGCCCGCGACTACCACGCGCCGAGCCACCACACGCTGTCGTGTTACCTGAACGACGGCACCGGCACCTTTCGCCGTGGCGCACCAGGCAGCAAGGGCGCGCCGGACAAGCTCTGCGTCATGCCGGCCGGCGCCGAGTCGGCGTGGATCGTCAACGGCGACATCCGCCTGGCGCACCTCTACATCGGCCAGGAGCAGTTCGCCCTCGGTTGCATCCGCCTGCTCGACCGCGAACCGCGCGAGCTGCAATTGCACGAACGCACCTTCCTCGACGACCCGCAGCAGGCCGCGCGCTTCCGCCAGCTGGTGAAACTCGACTGGCACGAGCCGGGCGAACGCATCCGCACCAGCACACTGGCCCACGACCTGATCGACCACCTGCTGCTGAACCAGGTGGGCCTGCGTGAAGGGCTTCGCCTGAAGGGCGGCCTGGCGCCGACCATGCGCCGGCGCGTGGCCGACTACATCGAGCAGCGCCTGGACCAGCCGCTGTCCCTGGGCGAACTGGCGATGCAGACGGCGCTGTCGGAATACCACTTCGCGCGGATGTTCCGCGAAAGCTTCGGCATGCCGCCGCACCAGTACGTCCTGGCCCGCCGCGTGGCCCTCGCCCAACGCCTGCTGCGCGACACCCGCCAGCCGCTCAGCCAGGTGGCGCTGGCCTGCGGATTCTCCAGCGCCAGCCACTTCGCCAATCGATTCAAATCGGTGGTGGGGGGAACGCCTGGGGAGTACCGACAGGCGTTCGAGGAGTAG
- a CDS encoding DUF3325 domain-containing protein, with the protein MLLVFGLNLLALAAACLSLSRHHRDLLGSAPSQSRVRLLRLAAGVDGALALAYAVHRLGVELGIVYWACLLMIAGAVLVLLLAWRPRWALPTAAAMPVFGGVLAVLG; encoded by the coding sequence ATGCTGCTGGTGTTCGGTCTCAACCTGCTGGCGCTGGCGGCGGCGTGCCTGTCGCTGTCGCGCCATCACCGCGATCTGTTGGGCAGCGCTCCGTCCCAGTCCCGGGTGCGCCTGCTGCGTCTCGCCGCGGGGGTGGATGGCGCGCTGGCGCTGGCCTATGCGGTTCACCGCCTGGGGGTGGAGCTGGGCATCGTCTACTGGGCGTGCCTGCTGATGATTGCCGGCGCGGTGCTGGTCCTGCTGCTGGCCTGGCGGCCGCGCTGGGCCTTGCCGACGGCGGCGGCCATGCCGGTGTTTGGCGGCGTGCTGGCGGTGCTTGGCTGA